From a single Poseidonibacter antarcticus genomic region:
- the pyk gene encoding pyruvate kinase translates to MDKRTKILATLGPASHSLEIIEGLIKAGANMFRLNFSHGSHEYHLNTLNNIRTAMKNLNTTVGILQDISGPKVRVGDLKEPFELLRGDIVTFQKDEIVGYKKADKEYVVSINYPDILKKVKIDEYIYLYDGTIRAKVIQVEGEVKAKIENHGILSSRKGVNFPNTVIDINVITKKDEKDIAWGVENHVDYFAISFVQNGSDMQRARKLLNGYKGKLIAKIEKFDAVENIDEIIEASDGLMVARGDLGIEVPYYDVPTIQKMLIKKANTVGMPVITATQMLLSMTENERATRAEISDVANAVLDGTDVVMLSEESAVGEDPINVVDTMSNIISRTEDIYNYNKQDKFPYLDKFDVIQATVTKLADDLNAKGILALTSSGKSAIKMSRYRPKTPIFAFTHKKKILNSLTAIWGVHPVGTIKEAQASKMFQKMLVLLDEKGLLEKEGPYVATVGYPVGMPGSTNTIKILTASEIEYYLNFKEKKSK, encoded by the coding sequence ATGGATAAAAGAACAAAAATATTAGCAACTTTAGGCCCAGCAAGCCATAGCCTTGAAATAATTGAAGGATTAATTAAAGCAGGTGCAAACATGTTTAGACTAAACTTTTCACATGGAAGTCACGAATATCACTTAAATACTTTAAATAATATTAGAACTGCAATGAAGAATTTAAATACAACTGTAGGTATATTACAAGATATCTCAGGACCAAAAGTAAGAGTTGGTGATTTAAAAGAACCTTTTGAACTATTAAGAGGTGATATTGTTACTTTTCAAAAAGATGAGATTGTAGGATATAAAAAAGCTGATAAAGAGTATGTTGTATCAATAAATTATCCAGATATTTTAAAAAAAGTAAAAATTGATGAATATATATATCTTTATGATGGAACTATTAGAGCAAAAGTTATTCAAGTTGAAGGTGAAGTAAAAGCTAAAATAGAAAATCATGGAATACTAAGTTCTAGAAAAGGTGTAAACTTCCCAAATACAGTAATTGATATTAATGTAATTACAAAAAAAGATGAGAAAGATATTGCGTGGGGTGTTGAAAACCATGTAGATTATTTTGCTATTTCATTTGTACAAAATGGAAGTGATATGCAAAGAGCTAGAAAACTTTTAAATGGATATAAAGGAAAATTAATTGCTAAAATTGAAAAATTTGATGCAGTTGAAAATATTGATGAAATTATAGAAGCTAGTGATGGATTGATGGTTGCAAGGGGAGATTTAGGTATTGAAGTTCCTTATTATGATGTTCCAACAATCCAAAAAATGCTTATTAAAAAAGCAAATACTGTAGGTATGCCTGTAATTACAGCAACTCAAATGCTTTTATCAATGACTGAAAATGAGAGAGCTACAAGAGCTGAAATATCAGATGTTGCTAATGCTGTATTAGATGGAACTGATGTTGTAATGCTTTCTGAAGAAAGTGCAGTAGGGGAAGACCCAATAAATGTTGTTGATACTATGAGTAATATTATTTCAAGAACTGAAGATATTTATAATTATAATAAACAAGATAAATTTCCATATTTGGATAAATTTGATGTTATTCAAGCAACTGTTACAAAATTAGCAGATGATTTAAATGCTAAAGGTATTTTAGCACTTACAAGTTCAGGGAAGTCAGCTATTAAAATGTCAAGATATAGACCAAAAACACCAATCTTCGCATTTACACATAAGAAAAAAATATTAAATTCTCTTACAGCAATTTGGGGTGTTCATCCTGTTGGTACAATTAAAGAAGCGCAAGCTTCAAAAATGTTTCAAAAAATGTTAGTGTTATTAGATGAAAAAGGTTTATTAGAAAAAGAAGGACCTTATGTAGCAACTGTAGGTTATCCTGTTGGAATGCCTGGAAGTACTAATACTATTAAAATATTAACTGCTTCAGAAATTGAATATTATTTAAATTTTAAAGAGAAAAAATCTAAATAG
- a CDS encoding TolC family protein has translation MHLIKSSKVKLLLCSLIFTNLFASDILNDNSILSEPRKKTFDLSKEQIKEDSSKLKKDWINPITYKYTKNLGEDYKTSKSVISIDQPIFQSGGIYQAIKYAQSTYNYASLEIQQEQKELIKKAVNLLFNIEKTKLNIKKAKYTLENAKIDVERKKEQVLNGFLDASFLDDALLTLNSTKNSLVDLKYSKQELINNFNAISSKEYTTFKLPTFKLFSKEEYLENNIEIKKAKADITKKGNFAYMTKAKYLPSVNAYYTYSKYHDTDDNTSLDKENNQTFGLTVSVPFDTRTFNDIESKKIDYLKSKLDLQNTLTDEKIFFKTSIDKINMINERLQITRDDLEVYDSILKIINEEKEAQLKTQSDLETLQNSQKIKSIDLKTYEIDRQLTLLDMYVKLK, from the coding sequence ATGCACTTAATAAAATCAAGCAAGGTTAAACTACTATTATGTAGTTTAATCTTCACAAACCTTTTTGCTTCAGATATTCTAAATGATAATTCAATATTATCAGAACCTAGAAAGAAGACATTTGATTTATCAAAAGAACAAATAAAAGAAGACAGTTCCAAATTAAAAAAAGATTGGATAAACCCAATCACATATAAATATACAAAAAATTTAGGTGAAGATTACAAAACATCAAAATCTGTAATTTCTATAGATCAACCAATTTTCCAAAGTGGTGGAATTTATCAAGCTATAAAATATGCCCAATCAACATATAACTATGCATCATTAGAAATTCAACAAGAACAAAAAGAATTAATCAAAAAAGCTGTAAATCTTTTATTTAATATTGAAAAAACTAAACTTAATATAAAAAAAGCAAAATATACTCTAGAAAATGCAAAAATTGATGTTGAAAGAAAAAAAGAACAAGTACTAAATGGATTTCTAGATGCATCATTTTTAGATGATGCTCTTTTAACACTAAATAGTACAAAAAATTCTTTAGTTGATTTAAAATATTCAAAACAAGAATTAATTAATAATTTTAATGCTATTTCATCAAAAGAATATACTACTTTTAAACTACCAACATTTAAGCTATTTTCAAAAGAAGAATATCTTGAAAATAATATAGAAATAAAAAAAGCAAAAGCAGATATCACAAAAAAAGGTAATTTTGCTTATATGACAAAAGCCAAGTATTTACCAAGTGTAAATGCTTATTATACTTATTCTAAATATCATGATACAGATGATAATACAAGCTTAGATAAGGAAAATAATCAAACATTTGGATTAACTGTATCTGTACCATTTGATACAAGAACTTTTAATGATATTGAAAGTAAAAAAATTGATTATCTAAAATCTAAATTAGATTTACAAAATACACTTACAGATGAAAAAATATTTTTCAAAACTAGTATAGATAAAATCAATATGATTAATGAAAGATTACAAATTACAAGAGATGATTTAGAAGTTTATGATTCAATCTTAAAAATTATAAATGAAGAAAAAGAAGCTCAACTAAAAACACAAAGTGATTTAGAAACACTACAAAACTCTCAAAAAATAAAATCAATAGATTTGAAAACTTACGAGATTGATAGACAATTAACTTTACTAGATATGTATGTAAAACTTAAATAA
- a CDS encoding aspartate aminotransferase family protein, with the protein MIEQIDKEYVLHTYARNYVNFKRGVNATLFDENDKDYIDFTAGIAVVSVGHGNKRVADKIYEQVSNITHISNLYAIEPQALLAKRLSELSDMDIRTFFANSGAEANEGAIKIARKYGETHFKEKKYKVITLTNSFHGRTITTVKATGQDAMHTPNFSPYPDGFSHLNSIQDIYTSIDDETVAVMIELVQGEGGVQPFDKKEIQKLAKFLKEQDVLLIIDEVQTGVYRTGEFLASNLYEIKPDIVTLAKGLGGGVPIGAIMTTHKDIFSPGDHGSTFGGNYLVTAAALEVLDILEEIKDDGSLDATIIYFNSKLNAIYENNKDLFTANVGLGLMRGLRVKDAQTLALIIKTAFEYGVLVLKAGQNTLRFLPALTISKEEMNEGFKRLENALNKIKQG; encoded by the coding sequence ATGATTGAACAAATTGATAAAGAGTATGTATTACATACTTATGCAAGAAACTATGTTAATTTTAAAAGAGGTGTAAATGCAACACTTTTTGATGAAAATGATAAAGACTATATAGATTTCACAGCAGGAATTGCTGTTGTTAGTGTAGGACATGGTAATAAAAGAGTTGCAGATAAAATATATGAACAAGTATCAAATATTACTCATATTTCAAACCTTTATGCAATTGAACCACAAGCACTTTTAGCAAAAAGATTAAGTGAGTTATCAGATATGGATATTAGAACATTCTTTGCAAATAGTGGTGCTGAGGCAAATGAAGGAGCTATTAAAATAGCTAGAAAATATGGTGAAACACATTTTAAAGAGAAAAAATATAAAGTAATTACATTAACTAACTCTTTTCATGGGAGAACAATAACAACAGTAAAAGCAACTGGTCAAGATGCTATGCATACTCCAAACTTTTCTCCATATCCTGATGGTTTTTCTCATCTTAATAGTATTCAAGATATTTATACTTCAATTGATGATGAAACAGTTGCAGTTATGATTGAATTAGTTCAAGGAGAAGGTGGAGTTCAACCTTTTGATAAAAAAGAAATTCAAAAGTTAGCAAAATTTTTAAAAGAACAAGATGTATTATTAATCATTGATGAGGTTCAAACAGGTGTATACAGAACGGGTGAGTTCTTAGCTTCAAATCTTTATGAAATCAAACCAGATATTGTAACTTTAGCAAAAGGTTTAGGTGGTGGTGTTCCAATTGGTGCAATTATGACAACTCATAAAGACATATTCTCTCCTGGTGATCACGGTTCTACTTTTGGTGGAAACTATTTAGTAACAGCAGCTGCACTTGAAGTTTTAGATATTTTAGAAGAAATAAAAGATGATGGAAGTTTAGATGCAACTATTATCTATTTTAATTCAAAATTAAATGCAATTTATGAAAATAATAAAGACCTTTTTACAGCAAATGTTGGATTAGGATTAATGAGAGGTCTTAGAGTAAAAGATGCCCAAACATTAGCCCTTATTATTAAAACTGCTTTTGAGTATGGAGTGTTAGTATTAAAAGCTGGACAAAATACACTAAGATTCCTTCCTGCATTAACAATTTCAAAAGAAGAAATGAATGAAGGTTTTAAAAGGTTAGAAAATGCACTTAATAAAATCAAGCAAGGTTAA